A stretch of DNA from Raphanus sativus cultivar WK10039 unplaced genomic scaffold, ASM80110v3 Scaffold0773, whole genome shotgun sequence:
GACCAATCCGGAGGGAGAGGAGGGAGAGGAGCGTAAACGGTGGGCTTCCTCTTAATGTCCCAAGGCTGCGTCTTCTTCGGCCTCGTCTTCCTGTGATGAGCCGTCGATTTCTTCTGCGGCCTCGACGAACACTCTATCACCATCCCCATTCCTCCTCCGACTCCTCCTCCGTTTCCCAGTTTCGGAACTTGAAACTGACGGAGAGCCGGGGATGAAGCGACGGTGGCGATTCCGGTGCCAAAGATCGCTGACACAGACATATCGTTTCGTCTTATCTTTTCTGCTTGCAGTGAAACTGAGTATGAGAGCCTCTAGCTTCGGATTAGAGAAGGTTATATCTTCTCCGAGTTTTCGTTTTATTCAAGTTTCTATTGGGCCTTAGAAGATATAGCCCATATTTACAAAAGCCCATTTAGAACTCGTTACGAGTAGCGATGT
This window harbors:
- the LOC130503025 gene encoding 50S ribosomal protein 6, chloroplastic-like, translating into MSVSAIFGTGIATVASSPALRQFQVPKLGNGGGVGGGMGMVIECSSRPQKKSTAHHRKTRPKKTQPWDIKRKPTVYAPLPPLPPD